The following proteins come from a genomic window of Halictus rubicundus isolate RS-2024b chromosome 8, iyHalRubi1_principal, whole genome shotgun sequence:
- the LOC143356356 gene encoding uncharacterized protein LOC143356356 — MTPFAKWHHVRSAENPADCASRGLYPSELPSFDLWWRGPGWLTSPGHPRASSDPEASDEGAELAVHHVVRRLESPSGSMIERFSNLTRLLRVLAWCRRWIPGRRNGESTLSASEVHACQLTLLRQEQASHFEEEIRALRKGQPVPAKSRLAKLSPFMDADGVLRVGGRLQVANLAYDRTHPAILPDDSPLARLWVDAAHRRCLHGGTQLTLATLRQECWILKGRPMVKSCIRRCITCIRWRGQTALTKMGNLPVTRVTPCRPFFRSGIDYAGPIQLRAGRGRGQRTSKGYIAVFICLSTKAVHLEAASDGSTDAFLGALRRFTARRGRCAELYSDCGRNFVGANHELRALLREAENQGEGHFAAASREGIRWKFNPPSAPHFGGIWEAAVKSVKHHLRRIIGEQRLTFEELTTLLTGIEACLNSRPLMPLSDDPEDPVALTPGHFLIGEPLTAIPEPSLADLPASRLNRWQLVQQMQQHFWKRWSREYLNSLQPRVKWLQDQARIKAGALVLIKSEILPPTQWPLARVVTVHPGPDASIRVATVRTGTSQFLRPVHKLIPLLPPDDGEGGTSEASETDRMSGSPDPRLQQNSQ; from the coding sequence ATGACGCCCTTCGCCAAGTGGCATCACGTCCGCAGCGCGGAGAACCCGGCTGACTGCGCTTCCCGAGGCCTGTATCCTTCGGAGCTTCCGAGCTTCGATCTGTGGTGGCGAGGACCCGGATGGCTCACATCACCCGGCCACCCTCGGGCCTCATCGGACCCGGAGGCTAGCGACGAGGGAGCTGAGCTCGCAGTGCACCACGTGGTTCGCAGGTTGGAGAGCCCATCCGGTTCCATGATCGAGCGGTTCTCTAACCTGACTCGCCTGCTCCGAGTCCTGGCCTGGTGTCGTCGTTGGATTCCTGGAAGGAGAAACGGAGAGTCAACCCTCTCAGCCTCGGAAGTACACGCGTGCCAACTCACCCTTTTGCGGCAGGAGCAGGCTTCACATTTCGAGGAGGAGATTCGGGCGCTCAGGAAGGGCCAACCAGTCCCAGCCAAGAGCCGGTTAGCGAAACTCAGCCCGTTTATGGATGCAGACGGAGTGCTGCGTGTTGGAGGCCGCCTTCAGGTCGCCAACCTCGCCTATGACAGGACGCATCCCGCCATACTCCCCGATGACTCACCCTTGGCCAGGTTGTGGGTCGACGCTGCTCACAGGCGATGCCTTCATGGGGGGACTCAACTGACGCTCGCCACTCTGCGGCAGGAGTGCTGGATACTCAAGGGTCGGCCAATGGTCAAGTCCTGTATCAGGCGATGTATCACCTGCATACGCTGGAGAGGACAAACGGCGTTAACAAAAATGGGAAACTTGCCGGTAACTCGAGTGACTCCATGTCGTCCCTTTTTCAGGTCTGGGATTGATTACGCGGGACCAATCCAGCTCCGAGCCGGTCGTGGACGTGGTCAGCGTACCTCGAAGGGATACATCGCTGTCTTCATCTGCCTCTCCACGAAGGCTGTGCATCTGGAAGCTGCGTCCGACGGGTCCACCGATGCATTCCTGGGCGCTCTACGGCGGTTCACGGCACGGCGAGGACGTTGCGCCGAATTGTACAGCGACTGCGGACGGAATTTCGTCGGTGCCAACCACGAACTCCGGGCACTTCTTCGAGAAGCAGAGAACCAGGGGGAAGGCCATTTCGCCGCAGCCTCTCGTGAGGGCATCCGCTGGAAATTCAATCCCCCATCGGCTCCACACTTCGGCGGAATCTGGGAGGCTGCCGTGAAGTCCGTGAAGCACCACCTCCGCAGGATCATCGGCGAGCAGCGACTGACCTTCGAGGAGCTGACCACGCTCCTGACCGGTATCGAGGCTTGCCTCAATTCCAGGCCCTTAATGCCCTTGTCCGACGACCCGGAGGATCCAGTGGCGCTTACACCTGGGCACTTCCTGATCGGAGAACCGCTTACGGCGATCCCGGAGCCCAGCCTCGCGGACCTTCCCGCATCTCGCTTAAACCGGTGGCAACTCGTGCAGCAGATGCAGCAGCATTTCTGGAAGCGCTGGTCTCGGGAATATCTAAACTCGCTGCAACCTCGAGTCAAATGGCTCCAGGATCAGGCTCGGATCAAGGCCGGAGCTCTTGTTTTAATTAAAAGCGAAATTCTTCCGCCTACGCAGTGGCCGCTTGCTCGCGTCGTAACCGTGCACCCGGGACCAGACGCTTCCATTCGAGTCGCGACAGTTCGCACCGGCACGTCGCAATTCCTCCGGCCGGTGCACAAACTAATTCCCTTGCTGCCACCGGACGATGGGGAAGGGGGTACGAGCGAGGCCTCCGAGACTGACCGGATGAGCGGTTCTCCCGATCCTCGCCTACAACAAAATTCACAGTAG